The following proteins are co-located in the Spirosoma montaniterrae genome:
- a CDS encoding ABC transporter permease produces MFRNYLKIALRTLRKQRGLTFINIFGLALGMACCLLIMLYVADELSYDRFHTKADRTYRLSLDVKFTGIDGQMATVSDPLGPTLKQDYPQVEQFTRLHPRGNWQVKRAGTTMNIREQNILFADSTVFDVFTLPLIAGDPRRALNRANTLVISETAARRHFGNADPMGKTLTLDNRMTFTITGVMRDIPPNSHVKADFLATMLNDEYNWGQWLANNHYTYIVLKEGTDPATFAKNLDVVTEKYVGPQLLGAMGISLVRFRQAGNRFRNIMMPITDIHLRSKHQGELTPPGDIQYVYIFSAVALFILFIACINFMNLATARSAGRAREVGVRKVLGSERGQLMGQFMAESMLTTILAMGLALILVGMSLPLFNNLAAKQIDLNQLLRPQWLAILAFFPLLVGLLAGVYPAFFLSGFRPIQVLKGKMINPVRGRGQLGDLSLRSGLVVFQFMMSVILIVGTLVIYRQITYIQNKNLGFRRDQVLIINDTYVLGKSTDAFRQEVLRLPGVVSGSVSSFLPVPSNRSNTLFFPEGQVDQSKGVSIQNWNVDHEYIKTMGMQMVVGRDFARSFGSDSSAILLNETAAKIFGGVKNVLGKRIVKFNDPSLKNFRRYTVIGVVKNFHYESLRKEIGALCLELTPDHNATTFRLRNADVPKLVGLIESKWKQMAPGQPFNYNFMDESFDQTYRAEQRIGTLALTFAVLAILIACLGLFGLATFTAEQRTKEIGIRKVLGASVASIVTLLSKDFLKLVLVAIVIASPVAWYAMHRWLADFAYRIEIEWWVFALAGMLAVGIALLTVSFQSIKAAVANPVKSLRSE; encoded by the coding sequence ATGTTCAGAAATTATCTCAAAATCGCCCTCCGTACTCTCCGTAAGCAGCGGGGGCTAACGTTCATCAACATCTTCGGGCTGGCACTCGGCATGGCCTGCTGCCTGCTCATCATGCTCTACGTAGCCGACGAGCTAAGCTACGACCGGTTCCATACCAAAGCCGACCGCACCTACCGGCTCAGCCTCGACGTAAAGTTTACGGGTATCGATGGGCAAATGGCCACAGTCTCCGACCCTCTCGGGCCTACGTTAAAACAAGACTATCCGCAGGTAGAGCAGTTTACGCGCCTACACCCACGGGGTAACTGGCAGGTGAAACGGGCCGGTACGACCATGAACATCCGCGAACAGAACATTCTCTTTGCCGACTCTACGGTGTTCGATGTCTTTACGCTGCCGCTCATAGCTGGCGACCCCAGACGCGCCCTCAACCGAGCCAATACGCTGGTTATCAGTGAAACAGCCGCCCGCCGACACTTTGGCAACGCCGATCCGATGGGCAAGACGCTTACCTTAGACAACCGAATGACGTTTACCATCACCGGCGTCATGCGCGACATCCCGCCCAACAGCCATGTCAAGGCCGATTTTCTGGCTACGATGCTCAACGACGAATACAACTGGGGGCAATGGCTGGCCAACAACCACTACACCTACATCGTGCTGAAAGAGGGTACCGATCCGGCTACCTTCGCCAAAAACCTCGACGTAGTAACGGAAAAGTACGTGGGGCCACAATTGCTTGGTGCCATGGGCATTTCACTGGTCAGGTTCCGTCAGGCTGGCAATCGGTTTCGGAACATCATGATGCCTATTACCGACATCCACCTGCGCTCCAAACATCAGGGCGAACTCACGCCCCCCGGCGATATTCAGTACGTGTACATCTTCTCGGCGGTGGCTCTGTTCATTCTGTTCATCGCCTGCATCAACTTCATGAATCTGGCTACGGCTCGCTCGGCTGGGCGGGCGCGGGAAGTAGGCGTTCGGAAAGTGCTGGGGTCGGAGCGCGGGCAGTTGATGGGGCAATTTATGGCCGAGTCGATGCTGACTACCATCCTGGCAATGGGACTGGCCCTGATACTGGTGGGGATGAGCTTGCCTTTGTTCAACAACCTGGCCGCCAAGCAAATCGACCTGAATCAGCTTCTTCGACCGCAATGGCTGGCTATACTGGCATTTTTCCCGTTGCTGGTAGGCTTGCTGGCGGGCGTTTATCCGGCCTTCTTCCTGTCGGGCTTCCGGCCCATTCAGGTGCTAAAAGGCAAAATGATTAACCCAGTTAGAGGACGTGGGCAATTGGGTGACTTAAGTCTGCGGAGTGGACTGGTGGTGTTTCAGTTTATGATGTCGGTGATCCTGATCGTGGGTACGTTGGTGATTTACCGGCAGATCACCTACATCCAGAATAAAAATCTCGGCTTCCGGCGCGATCAGGTGCTGATTATCAACGATACGTATGTGCTGGGCAAAAGCACCGACGCCTTCCGGCAGGAGGTTCTGCGGCTACCGGGCGTTGTGAGCGGCTCGGTATCGAGCTTCCTGCCTGTTCCCTCAAACCGCAGCAATACGCTTTTCTTTCCCGAAGGCCAGGTCGATCAGAGCAAAGGCGTCAGTATACAAAACTGGAACGTAGACCATGAGTACATAAAAACGATGGGTATGCAGATGGTGGTCGGACGCGACTTCGCCCGTTCGTTTGGCTCCGATTCGTCGGCTATCCTTCTCAACGAAACAGCCGCCAAAATCTTTGGTGGCGTCAAGAACGTACTGGGCAAACGTATCGTCAAGTTCAACGATCCGTCACTGAAAAACTTCCGCCGATACACGGTAATCGGGGTCGTGAAAAATTTTCATTACGAATCGTTACGCAAGGAAATTGGCGCACTGTGTCTGGAGCTAACCCCCGACCATAACGCGACTACCTTCCGGCTCCGCAATGCCGACGTTCCGAAACTGGTGGGCCTGATCGAATCCAAATGGAAGCAGATGGCTCCCGGCCAGCCGTTCAACTACAATTTCATGGACGAAAGTTTCGACCAGACCTACCGCGCCGAGCAACGCATTGGTACGCTGGCCCTGACGTTTGCGGTGCTGGCTATCCTGATTGCCTGCTTAGGTCTGTTTGGTCTCGCTACGTTCACCGCCGAGCAACGTACTAAAGAAATCGGCATCCGTAAAGTGCTGGGTGCCAGCGTAGCCAGCATCGTTACGTTGCTCTCGAAAGACTTTCTGAAACTCGTATTGGTGGCAATTGTCATTGCGTCGCCCGTCGCCTGGTACGCCATGCATCGCTGGCTGGCCGACTTTGCCTATCGCATCGAGATCGAGTGGTGGGTGTTTGCGCTGGCCGGTATGCTGGCGGTGGGCATTGCGTTGCTAACGGTGAGTTTCCAGAGCATCAAAGCCGCCGTGGCAAACCCTGTGAAGAGTTTGCGGAGCGAATAG
- a CDS encoding ABC transporter permease produces the protein MLRNYLKIAWRNLWINRVFSSVNIIGLSLGLAAVLFILLFVRDEISYDKFHEHGDRLYRVVRHTTDADVGERKNGITGMPQGPTFAREIPEVEAFCRVKGYEMLFRKGNEGIYQQVVYADTSFFRLFSFKLLAGDANTLLNDPRSVVLTDEIATKYFGTTDILGKLIKIDAGGNFESYKITGVVKTPPINSSIRFDALRPFIASLPPDRKDWNENVWLNSFLNTFLLLRSDRAGIPADPAVVERKFVAVVNIHARHELADINKEYGPYKLSYHLQPYEAMHLNPEYGMNNGLMSGSSSVYSYILSAIAGFILLLAGINFVNLTLARSLRRGKEIGVRKVIGSTRAQLVGQFLSESLLLTVLAFVPAMLLVWGLLPHFSELANKQLQVRFLFTPQTVGLFLALILLVALLTGLYPALVLSGFSPVQTLYQRFRLSGTGLLTGRNWLGKSLVVVQFTIAVFLLIGTAVLHGQFQYIRTANIGYETANRVRVYIPWGRERRGELLQATLRNQPGIQIVTRKAGGSNFNTYKVNDKPILSAIERIDDQYLSFLDVPVVQGRALTYTNPLDSVSNILVNETFAKKFLNTNQPAVGQIVDQDGGAKTRYTVVGVVRDYQYGTLRDKLEPVLWQLGKPDRMNQLYAKLDPAQTQQALLTIEQNFKRLIPFQPFSVHFMEDDRLENYTDDARWTQIITYSSLLAILISALGLFGLVSLTVETRTKEIGIRKVLGASIAEITRLISVNFLMLVGAACLIAMPVGWYVARQWLDTFVFRMEFDWWIFALTGAFMLIVAGFTIAIQAVRAALMNPVKSLRSE, from the coding sequence ATGCTCCGGAATTACCTCAAAATTGCTTGGCGGAATCTGTGGATAAACCGCGTTTTCAGCAGCGTCAACATTATTGGGCTAAGCCTGGGGCTGGCGGCTGTGTTGTTTATCCTGCTCTTTGTGCGGGATGAAATCTCATATGATAAGTTCCACGAACATGGAGACCGGCTCTACCGGGTAGTCCGGCATACGACCGATGCTGACGTTGGTGAACGTAAAAACGGTATCACAGGGATGCCGCAAGGTCCAACGTTCGCCCGCGAGATACCGGAGGTTGAAGCCTTCTGTCGGGTAAAAGGCTACGAAATGCTGTTTCGCAAAGGCAACGAAGGAATCTATCAGCAGGTAGTATACGCCGATACATCGTTTTTTCGCCTATTCAGTTTTAAACTGCTGGCTGGGGATGCCAATACACTACTAAATGACCCCCGGAGCGTGGTGCTGACCGACGAAATAGCGACCAAATACTTCGGTACGACTGACATATTGGGCAAACTTATAAAAATTGATGCGGGAGGTAATTTTGAGTCTTACAAAATAACGGGCGTAGTGAAAACGCCCCCTATCAATTCAAGTATTCGATTTGATGCGCTGCGTCCGTTTATAGCGTCGTTGCCACCTGACCGAAAAGACTGGAACGAAAACGTTTGGCTAAATAGCTTCTTAAATACGTTTTTGCTCCTGCGGTCAGACCGGGCCGGCATACCGGCTGACCCGGCAGTCGTTGAGCGAAAGTTTGTGGCCGTTGTGAACATCCACGCCCGGCACGAACTGGCCGATATTAATAAGGAGTACGGCCCCTACAAACTCAGCTACCACCTGCAACCCTACGAGGCTATGCACCTCAACCCCGAATACGGTATGAACAACGGGCTGATGTCCGGGTCGTCGTCGGTCTATTCGTACATTCTAAGTGCGATTGCTGGGTTCATCCTGTTGTTGGCAGGCATCAATTTCGTGAATCTGACGCTGGCCCGGTCCTTGCGTCGGGGAAAAGAAATTGGTGTCAGAAAAGTCATTGGCAGCACCCGCGCTCAACTTGTGGGGCAGTTTCTTAGCGAGTCGTTGCTGCTGACGGTGCTGGCGTTTGTGCCAGCGATGTTACTGGTTTGGGGGTTATTGCCTCACTTTTCAGAGCTGGCTAATAAGCAGTTACAGGTACGTTTCCTCTTCACGCCCCAGACTGTAGGGTTGTTTTTAGCCCTTATTTTATTGGTGGCACTTCTGACGGGCTTGTATCCGGCGTTGGTGCTGTCGGGGTTCAGCCCGGTACAAACGCTGTATCAACGGTTTAGGCTGAGTGGCACTGGGCTACTCACCGGACGCAACTGGCTGGGCAAGTCGCTGGTGGTGGTGCAGTTTACCATCGCTGTGTTTCTGCTCATTGGCACGGCGGTTTTGCATGGGCAGTTTCAATATATCCGAACGGCCAACATCGGCTACGAAACGGCTAATCGAGTGCGGGTCTATATTCCTTGGGGCCGTGAACGCCGGGGCGAGTTGTTGCAGGCTACCCTGAGAAATCAGCCGGGTATTCAGATTGTAACGCGCAAAGCAGGAGGTAGTAATTTCAATACCTACAAGGTGAATGATAAGCCCATCCTCTCAGCCATAGAACGCATTGACGATCAGTACTTATCGTTTCTGGACGTGCCTGTGGTGCAGGGCCGCGCTCTGACTTACACCAATCCACTCGATTCAGTATCGAATATTCTGGTCAATGAAACGTTTGCCAAAAAATTTCTGAATACTAATCAGCCTGCCGTTGGGCAAATCGTGGATCAGGACGGTGGAGCCAAAACGCGCTACACTGTTGTTGGTGTTGTGCGTGATTATCAGTACGGCACCCTGCGCGATAAACTTGAACCCGTGCTGTGGCAACTTGGTAAGCCTGACCGAATGAACCAGCTCTATGCCAAACTTGATCCGGCCCAGACGCAGCAAGCCCTTCTGACTATCGAACAGAATTTTAAGAGGCTGATTCCTTTTCAGCCGTTTTCGGTTCATTTCATGGAAGACGACCGCCTGGAAAATTACACGGATGATGCCCGATGGACACAAATCATCACGTATTCGTCACTGCTGGCTATTCTAATTTCGGCTCTGGGCTTGTTTGGGTTAGTGTCTTTGACCGTCGAGACCCGCACTAAAGAGATCGGAATCCGTAAAGTATTGGGGGCCAGTATCGCAGAAATCACCCGGTTGATATCGGTAAATTTCCTGATGTTGGTTGGAGCAGCCTGCCTGATTGCTATGCCCGTTGGCTGGTATGTAGCCCGGCAGTGGCTTGATACGTTTGTGTTCAGGATGGAGTTTGACTGGTGGATTTTTGCGCTGACAGGGGCCTTTATGCTGATTGTTGCGGGGTTTACCATCGCGATTCAGGCAGTCCGGGCCGCCCTGATGAACCCGGTGAAGTCGCTACGGAGTGAATAA
- a CDS encoding TIM barrel protein: MAENWHSQPNFLAKNNFKLAYAPHIGMFENSAGKDPIDQIKFMADTGFTALEDNGMMGRDVALQEKMGNELARLGMKMGVFVVDKGGNGQNTLAAGKKEHIDIFLNGCKRAVDTAKRCNAKWMTVVPGDFQRNLPIGIQTGHVIDALRRGAEILEPNGLVMVLEPLSDTPDLFLRTSDQTYEICRAVNSPACKILFDVYHMQKNEGHIIPHINWCWNEIGYFQIGDNPGRKEPTTGEINYKNIFKHVYHKAKAENKEFIWGMEHGNAMPGKEGEMALIKAYVESDSFTV, encoded by the coding sequence ATGGCCGAAAACTGGCATTCGCAGCCTAACTTTCTGGCTAAAAATAACTTCAAACTGGCCTATGCTCCGCACATCGGCATGTTCGAGAACAGTGCCGGTAAAGACCCTATCGACCAGATTAAGTTCATGGCCGACACGGGTTTTACGGCTCTCGAAGACAATGGCATGATGGGCCGCGACGTGGCTTTGCAAGAGAAAATGGGCAACGAACTGGCCCGGCTTGGCATGAAAATGGGCGTGTTTGTTGTAGACAAGGGTGGTAATGGGCAGAATACGCTCGCGGCTGGCAAGAAAGAACACATCGACATTTTCCTGAATGGCTGCAAACGCGCCGTTGATACGGCCAAACGCTGCAACGCCAAATGGATGACCGTGGTGCCCGGCGATTTTCAGCGCAACCTGCCCATTGGTATTCAAACCGGCCACGTGATTGACGCCCTACGCCGGGGTGCCGAGATTCTCGAACCGAACGGCCTCGTGATGGTACTCGAACCGCTTAGCGACACGCCCGACCTTTTCCTGCGTACCTCCGATCAGACCTACGAAATCTGCCGGGCGGTAAACAGCCCCGCCTGTAAAATTCTGTTCGACGTGTACCACATGCAGAAAAATGAAGGGCACATCATTCCGCACATCAACTGGTGCTGGAACGAAATTGGCTACTTTCAGATTGGCGATAACCCCGGTCGGAAAGAACCAACAACGGGTGAGATTAATTATAAGAATATTTTCAAGCACGTGTACCACAAGGCCAAAGCCGAAAACAAAGAATTCATCTGGGGCATGGAACATGGCAACGCAATGCCCGGCAAAGAAGGCGAGATGGCCCTCATCAAAGCTTACGTAGAGTCGGATAGTTTTACGGTGTAA
- a CDS encoding ABC transporter permease — protein MLRSYVKIALRNLTRNKVYSAINIGGLAIGMATCLLISLFVIDELSYDRFHTNADRIYRVVLRGSLNGESIREANVMAPVGPTLQTTFPEVQATVRLRSVGSPRLTHGKKSFREDKFAYADSTLFRVFTLPLLQGDPRTALTRPNTVVLTTRTAQRFFGNDDPMGKVLTMDNGKMAFTVTGVMENIPANSHFHIGVFASMTSLPEANNTNWLQSSFFTYLLLPDGYDARQLEAKLRPVIETYMLPPLEKVLGVNRAELNRKGDLSLYLQPLTDIHLHSDLKPETDFESGGDIRYVYLFGAIAFFMLLLACINFMNLSTAGASKRAKEVGVRKVLGSARGTLMRQFLSESALFTVLSLVFSIGLVVIALPLFNSLSGKTLSLNLLLTPSILFGLVVFSVVVSLIAGSYPAFYLSSFQPIAVLKGLRVQSGRGMLRSGLVVFQFLVSISLIIGTTVVYRQLSYIQSLRLGYDKEQVLVLEGSGVLGPNEETFRQRLTQDSRIINASVSNFLPDDLHNTGMIAMQPDRSDAQMIRMAYFGIDRHYIPTLGMKILAGRNFSANFPSDSSGVIINETAARHFGWTDNPLGHTLTNPAMPQNDRLARTFRVIGVVKDFHYRSLHERIAPAVMVLSDNAGAIILKTRTDDMAGLLASLKQQWTAFKTEEPFKYAFLDQSYEAMYRAEQRTSHILTVFAVLTIFIACLGLFGLATFTAEQRTKEIAVRKVLGASVGSLVTLLSQDFLKLVLIAIVIASPVAWYAMSRWLDNFAYKTAIQWWVFVASGAGALLITLLTVSFQSIKAALMNPVKSLRSE, from the coding sequence ATGCTTCGCTCATACGTTAAAATCGCCCTCCGCAACCTGACCCGAAACAAGGTCTATTCGGCCATTAACATCGGTGGGCTGGCAATTGGTATGGCGACCTGTCTGCTTATCAGCCTGTTCGTAATCGACGAACTGAGCTACGACCGCTTCCACACCAACGCCGACCGAATTTACCGGGTGGTGCTGCGCGGGTCGCTCAATGGTGAATCTATTCGCGAAGCCAACGTAATGGCTCCTGTGGGGCCTACGCTGCAAACGACATTCCCGGAGGTGCAGGCAACAGTGCGGTTACGCAGCGTCGGCTCCCCCCGCCTGACTCACGGGAAAAAAAGCTTTCGGGAAGATAAATTCGCTTACGCCGACTCAACGCTGTTTCGGGTGTTTACGCTGCCGCTGCTACAAGGCGACCCGCGCACGGCCCTGACGCGCCCCAATACGGTGGTGCTGACAACCAGAACCGCCCAACGCTTTTTCGGCAATGACGACCCGATGGGTAAGGTATTGACGATGGATAACGGAAAAATGGCCTTCACCGTGACCGGAGTGATGGAAAACATACCCGCTAATTCCCACTTCCACATTGGCGTTTTTGCGTCAATGACCAGCCTGCCGGAAGCCAATAACACCAACTGGCTTCAGTCCAGCTTCTTCACGTACCTGCTGCTACCCGACGGCTACGATGCTCGCCAATTAGAAGCCAAACTGCGCCCGGTTATCGAAACGTATATGCTGCCGCCGTTGGAGAAGGTATTGGGTGTGAACCGGGCAGAACTGAACCGGAAAGGAGACCTCAGCCTGTATCTCCAGCCACTGACCGACATTCACCTCCACTCCGACCTCAAGCCCGAAACAGATTTCGAGTCGGGGGGCGACATCCGCTACGTTTATCTGTTCGGGGCTATTGCGTTCTTTATGTTGCTGCTGGCGTGCATCAATTTCATGAACCTCAGCACGGCTGGGGCATCTAAACGGGCCAAAGAAGTGGGCGTTCGGAAGGTGCTCGGGTCGGCGCGGGGAACGCTTATGAGACAGTTTTTAAGCGAGTCGGCTTTGTTTACGGTGCTGTCGCTGGTGTTTTCCATCGGCTTAGTGGTAATCGCGTTACCGCTGTTTAATTCTCTTTCGGGCAAAACGCTGAGTCTGAATCTTCTGCTCACACCTTCCATTCTATTTGGATTGGTGGTTTTTAGTGTGGTCGTCAGCCTGATTGCGGGTAGCTACCCGGCGTTTTACCTGTCGTCCTTTCAGCCCATTGCCGTGCTGAAAGGACTGCGGGTTCAATCGGGGCGGGGCATGCTGCGGAGTGGACTGGTTGTGTTTCAGTTTCTGGTATCTATCAGCCTGATTATCGGAACGACGGTGGTGTACCGGCAATTGAGCTACATCCAAAGCCTCAGACTTGGCTACGATAAAGAGCAGGTGCTGGTACTCGAAGGTTCAGGAGTTTTGGGGCCAAACGAAGAGACTTTCCGGCAGCGACTGACGCAGGACAGCCGGATTATAAACGCCAGCGTTTCCAACTTTTTACCAGACGACCTCCACAACACAGGCATGATTGCCATGCAGCCCGACCGCAGCGATGCCCAAATGATTCGCATGGCTTACTTCGGCATCGACCGGCATTACATTCCAACGCTCGGTATGAAGATACTGGCGGGCCGTAACTTCTCGGCGAATTTCCCCTCCGACTCGTCTGGTGTCATTATCAACGAAACAGCCGCCCGTCACTTCGGCTGGACCGACAACCCGCTGGGCCACACCCTGACGAACCCGGCCATGCCGCAGAATGACAGGTTGGCCCGAACGTTCCGGGTCATTGGTGTTGTGAAGGATTTTCACTACCGGTCACTGCACGAACGGATTGCTCCGGCGGTGATGGTGCTAAGCGATAATGCGGGGGCAATTATCCTGAAAACCCGAACCGACGACATGGCGGGTTTGCTGGCATCGCTGAAGCAGCAATGGACTGCGTTCAAAACCGAAGAACCGTTCAAATACGCATTTTTAGACCAGAGCTACGAAGCCATGTACCGGGCCGAACAGCGTACCAGCCACATCCTGACCGTTTTTGCCGTACTGACAATTTTCATCGCCTGTCTGGGGCTATTCGGTCTGGCTACGTTCACCGCCGAGCAGCGCACCAAAGAAATTGCCGTTCGGAAAGTGCTGGGCGCATCGGTAGGAAGCCTTGTGACGCTGCTCTCGCAGGACTTTTTGAAATTGGTACTGATCGCCATTGTCATTGCCAGCCCGGTAGCGTGGTATGCCATGAGCCGCTGGCTTGACAACTTCGCTTACAAAACGGCTATTCAGTGGTGGGTGTTTGTGGCATCGGGCGCGGGTGCATTGCTGATTACACTGCTAACAGTCAGCTTCCAGAGCATCAAAGCCGCGCTGATGAACCCGGTGAAGTCGCTACGGAGCGAATAA
- a CDS encoding ABC transporter ATP-binding protein: MIQTINLQKLFATEEVETTALNGISMEVKDGEFVAIMGPSGCGKSTLLNILGLLDNPSDGEYNFYGTAVARMSERQRAQLRKGSIGFVFQSFNLIDELTVYENVELPLLYLKTPADERKRRVEVALERMAIMHRRNHFPQQLSGGQQQRTAIARAVVAKPKLILADEPTGNLDSKNGEEVMKLLGELNDEGTTIIMVTHSPYDAGFAHRIVNLFDGKVVTENFHV, translated from the coding sequence ATGATACAGACCATTAACCTGCAAAAGCTCTTCGCCACGGAAGAGGTCGAGACCACCGCCCTGAACGGCATTTCGATGGAAGTCAAAGACGGCGAGTTCGTCGCTATTATGGGGCCGAGTGGCTGCGGCAAATCGACGTTGCTCAACATTCTGGGCCTGTTAGACAACCCCAGCGATGGCGAGTACAACTTCTACGGCACAGCGGTAGCCCGGATGAGCGAACGACAACGGGCGCAACTCCGCAAAGGAAGCATTGGGTTCGTGTTTCAGAGCTTTAATCTGATTGACGAACTGACTGTTTATGAGAACGTTGAGCTACCATTGCTGTATCTGAAAACCCCTGCCGACGAGCGCAAACGACGCGTAGAAGTGGCCCTGGAGCGCATGGCAATTATGCACCGGCGCAATCACTTCCCGCAGCAGCTTTCGGGCGGGCAGCAGCAGCGCACGGCTATTGCGCGGGCCGTTGTTGCCAAACCCAAACTGATTCTGGCCGACGAACCGACTGGTAACTTAGACTCGAAAAACGGGGAAGAAGTGATGAAGCTACTCGGCGAACTGAACGACGAAGGTACGACCATCATCATGGTAACGCACTCGCCCTACGACGCCGGTTTCGCCCACCGGATTGTAAATCTATTTGATGGAAAAGTGGTGACGGAGAATTTTCACGTGTGA
- a CDS encoding efflux RND transporter periplasmic adaptor subunit: MDRALPKRFWTTQRLALFGGGALLTGLLVYTLFFADRRSKLNVERDKITVSAVSTGPFEDFIAVTGVVQPLKTIRLDAIEGGYVTQKLVEGGTRVERGQVLLKLENQNLKLSFLQSETEANRLVNDLQNTRQRLRVERYTLRRTLADLDAQIEQAKDSYDRQAKLIKDKVVSEEDYLRAKRAYERLVEQRKIEAESQKYQEENAKLQIQQLEGTLQRTQRNVALWQQTLENLVVKAPVSGQLSSIDVEVGSNINRGQNIGQIDDLNGFKMRVGVDEHYISRVFAGLNGSFEFNGKTYALTISRVYPEVRSGRFEVDMIFPNGAPEGIKRGQSSPIQLELGKAAKATLLPVGGFFSDTGGNWVYVVDKSGQRAVKRAITLGRKNPEYYEVLDGLRPGDQVITSSYENFGENEVLEF; this comes from the coding sequence ATGGATCGCGCCTTACCCAAACGCTTCTGGACTACACAACGCCTTGCCCTGTTTGGGGGCGGTGCGCTGCTGACGGGCCTGCTGGTGTACACTTTATTTTTTGCTGACCGTCGCTCGAAACTAAACGTGGAGCGCGATAAGATTACGGTTTCAGCGGTTTCGACCGGGCCGTTTGAAGATTTTATTGCCGTAACGGGCGTGGTGCAGCCGCTGAAAACCATCCGGCTCGATGCCATCGAAGGCGGCTACGTCACCCAGAAATTGGTTGAAGGCGGTACGCGGGTCGAGAGAGGGCAGGTGCTGCTGAAGCTCGAAAATCAGAACCTTAAACTTAGCTTCCTGCAATCGGAAACCGAAGCCAACCGGCTCGTCAATGATCTGCAAAACACCCGACAACGGCTCCGGGTCGAACGCTATACCCTGCGCCGGACACTGGCCGACCTCGACGCGCAGATCGAACAGGCCAAGGACTCCTACGACCGGCAGGCTAAGCTCATCAAAGACAAGGTCGTCTCGGAAGAAGATTACCTCCGCGCCAAACGCGCTTACGAACGATTGGTAGAACAGCGGAAAATTGAAGCCGAATCGCAGAAATACCAGGAAGAAAACGCCAAACTCCAGATTCAGCAACTCGAAGGAACGCTCCAGCGCACCCAGCGCAACGTAGCCCTATGGCAACAAACGCTCGAAAATCTCGTCGTGAAAGCACCCGTTTCGGGCCAACTGTCGAGCATCGACGTGGAGGTGGGCAGCAACATCAACCGAGGGCAGAACATCGGGCAGATTGACGATCTGAATGGCTTCAAAATGCGCGTTGGCGTTGATGAACACTACATCAGCCGGGTGTTTGCCGGGCTGAACGGCTCGTTCGAGTTCAACGGTAAAACCTACGCACTTACTATCAGCCGGGTGTATCCCGAAGTGCGCAGCGGGCGGTTTGAGGTCGACATGATTTTCCCGAACGGTGCCCCCGAAGGCATCAAGCGCGGACAATCGTCGCCCATACAGTTGGAGTTGGGCAAGGCCGCCAAAGCCACGCTGCTGCCCGTTGGTGGCTTCTTCTCCGATACGGGCGGCAACTGGGTGTATGTGGTCGATAAATCGGGTCAGCGGGCCGTGAAGCGGGCCATTACCCTGGGCCGGAAAAACCCCGAATATTACGAAGTACTCGATGGCCTGCGTCCTGGTGATCAGGTGATTACGAGTTCGTATGAGAATTTCGGGGAGAATGAGGTTTTAGAGTTTTAA